The following coding sequences lie in one Haemorhous mexicanus isolate bHaeMex1 chromosome 10, bHaeMex1.pri, whole genome shotgun sequence genomic window:
- the MUC4 gene encoding mucin-4 yields MQGSPQAGSGAGLSSAGAASQPTSIPPVPTTAWHMQPLSFKPTGHTVGLALGAVTVEQTPVTARTESLLPQDEHSTATTSPSISRSSAEPRSTAVLLSQEVILGLDEATSPLATAASISQDRASPMKMAAAAASPPNTAAEGAFSSTTTDASKAAEPGTDALPNADHSASQDPPGPPTQLPPALLPPLPDEAVLGTGETFPPSYSAAPGTAGHGLPADNAAHQPQATTQAAGTLATVVDVVAGEHIPPLGSTSAELVTIRNEASTKATAGTAIPKTEDAPGGLSMSLSPHAALKDPDGPSPRPFPHSMGSLLPQSLSTGLVTTTAEAAAGRFSATPSTAMPLSLTGTTGATPDRAPQAAAAAAPPPSIAAFGIRTVPATHPSSFVSSTPSSEAGLGSASLASGSATTISEDTEATLPVSDAHPGHSQPGPTAGSTTPGTGITPRSALTSVLLAGPQTVEAPGTEMPSPSTASDTGRAVSHTPGGPRAVTVPMASQAGEPPLLEGRANVGMALEVSPSSIPQEMAAVTSPLSLAASLQAMGPSGDPQPNGSTTERAMGMGFLEVSTEENPGASAAGPAPSHTIVTARPPPEPPATENKPTAGVTSLPVGHTNVWEATAASQRGATATTVHVDATSSESSTEGAASSASTSSTHVPDSNTSGTSLATRPATIASTSTFPSNTNLPTTSTGWETFVTSVTTAMPPATAWATSTSSAPSLAVTHSETSGGGQPVPPPAARTPVVETTLGPWGIPGPSTAVAVSGSSLPSLHSPTEEATTAPLFLLGVGATGVAAAGQTPTESATGTTSPASISYHDMGQAVSTSSPAFLTSPGAPAWKEKTAISTGSTTATAAGNSTATTASTAGSTTATTATTAATAGSTTATTAGNSTATTAGSTTATTAGNSTATTATTAGSTTATTAGNSTATTATTAGSTTATTAGNSTATTATTAGSTTGATAGNSTTTTASTAGSTTATTAGNSTATTADSTTATTAENSTASTESSTTGTTAGNSTATTATTADSTTATTAGSTTATAAENITATTATTAGNTTAITAGNTTATTVGGTTAGGTTAIASTAPVSPAKEAGSLPGTTAPVTPPATTSPATTLSRAFGTQRGPSTELSTSAHTTTGHRTPAPEPQPTQELIKPGTSLYPFGVEGGDQEYVRRMVDFNSPLFKPEIGFPFGKSLRDALYFTDNGQIIFPPTDNYVPSNPNPPPRGFTGWESLPMVAAFWDDADFSKGVGTTWYQEYSTLSSTQDPVVQDVEAKIEKYLKIPYVAKWTLKVTWEKAPAYPSRRDDTQTSTYQAVLSTDGNRSFALLLYQDEGMRWDYSRLAAPNVLIGFSSGNGYAQNNELTQKPPAVKYRPDQHSSTGSDVRGLWIYRLDSRSRVNYRLQCLAWLDTEPAPATWNSQLPPCPCSRPQAELDPRYHWSRGPADTSMRMLRTASPSPAGAGVRCLYQGGSLLEGWQERVWSPPFHAATDTELEAFNWCCRRVGKPLFCARFAEKRPRVDCEGYVPPTPAGAFGDPHITTLDGLTYTFNGLGDFVLLLASDAQTSFVLHGRTAQTGTAQATNFVAFAAQYISKTTTTVEWTLGSQDDIQVLLNNKTIQFSYSQDLGDEVYYSPGVLLVNTSSVTAVFDGTMAVSVLATSGILSVVCSLPNWYRNSTSGLLGVWDHDPADDFQMPNGTSIPVNSSEEEIYSYGMTWAVGEHSLFTQPLDSPALNFTPFFLSWLRQENESQYELVASQCHGSKECIYDSLSTGNLALGLATRSLAADFQQRKKTLNAFPPVITGDASITAFRTEKVTRQYHALGAGARFIPHLSPQLNISENGTLIWEPRGIALFTINLEAVGSNNISALLQLRFILCRCSRSQDCDYSNTVTLGESSLQLAACRCESGYSGALCQNPPDPCSQGCFPGVGCDPFSGCGPCPAGLTGDGEHCSDVDECTQGTECPGNSTCTNTVGSYICSCLASEQGERPGCGSDCSYHSCPEGYCSNGGHCHLHPITCAPTCSCPPAFTDQRCLVAGGDFQPLPSSDLPRRSIQMRIKTLQNATAEEVNSTVSAILDSLEVKAFQSNTNITQMTDINGFTFVVVSEFAYDSRGTVIHFLNEELPTAITGAFNGRRRRREAGTGLLFQHLHRDNITDLVKLTVDELRDYFPCSLYGYKGYQLHYMGAIGFICISPCKMGYCQHGGQCQHLPEGPTCSCLPFSIYSPAGLRCEWLAISLAAFLGILLGALALLCLLFAIACLALRLCRRHQGAKETLWRTRPFSSLTMAGEQAEPTVSHSLERHWKLQLQAIDPSVQIRIQRPHVMPPSQSPQQP; encoded by the exons ATGCAAGGCAGCCCCCAGGCAGGGTCAGGGGCTGGGCTCTcctctgcaggtgctgccagccagccaaCCAGCATCCCTCCGGTTCCCACCACCGCTTGGCACATGCAGCCTCTGTCCTTCAAGCCAACGGGGCACACAGTGGGTCTTGCCCTAGGTGCTGTCACTGTGGAGCAGACGCCAGTGACAGCACGGACAGAGTCATTGCTCCCCCAggatgagcacagcacagcaacaACGTCCCCCAGCAtaagcaggagctctgctgagccACGTAGTACTGCCGTGCTCCTGTCCCAGGAGGTCATACTGGGGCTGGATGAGGCCACCTCACCCTtggccacagctgccagcatcTCTCAGGACAGGGCCAGCCCCATGAAGATGGCAGCAGCCGCAGCCAGTCCCCCCAACACAGCCGCAGAGGGAGCCTTTTCTTCTACCACCACTGATGCCAGcaaggctgcagagccagggacagATGCTTTACCCAACGCTGACCACAGTGCCTCACAGGACCCTCCCGGGCCCCCCactcagctgcctccagccctttTGCCCCCGCTTCCTgatgaggctgtgctgggcacaggagagACGTTTCCCCCCAGCTACAGcgcagccccaggcactgctggacaTGGGCTCCCTGCAGACAATGCTGCCCACCAACCCCAAGCCACCACACAAGCTGCGGGCACACTGGCTACAGTGGTGGATGTCGTAGCTGGAGAGCACATCCCACCTCTGGGAAGCACCAGTGCTGAGCTGGTGACCATCAGGAATGAGGCCAGTACCAAAGccacagcaggcactgccaTCCCAAAGACCGAGGATGcaccaggagggctcagcaTGAGTCTGTCTCCCCATGCAGCTCTCAAAGACCCTGATGGTCCCTCTCCAAGGCCCTTTCCACACTCCATGGGCTCTCTGCTCCCTCAGTCCCTCTCAACAGGCCTTGTGACCaccacagcagaggcagctgcaggcagatttTCAGCCACTCCCAGCACGGCCATGCCTTTGTCCCTCACAGGCACCACTGGAGCAACGCCAGACAGGGCCCctcaagctgctgctgctgctgcaccaccACCTTCCATTGCTGCATTTGGCATCAGGACTGTGCCAGCTACCCATCCATCCTCCTTTGTTAGCAGCACTCCAAGTAGTGAAGCAGGGTTGGGATCAGCATCACTGGccagtggcagtgccaccacaATTTCAGAGGACACCGAAGCCACCCTGCCTGTGTCCGATGCACACCCTGGCCACAGCCAGCCAGGTCCCACAGCAGGCTCAACAACCCCAGGAACTGGCATCACACCCAGATCTGCACTAACCTCAGTGCTCTTGGCTGGGCCCCAAACTGTGGAAGCTCCAGGGACAGAGATGCCATCACCCAGCACTGCATCAgacactggcagagctgtaTCACATACCCCTGGGGGACCCAGAGCAGTCACTGTCCCCATGGCATCGCAAGCAGGTGAACCCCCTCTCCTGGAAGGCAGAGCCAATGTAGGGATGGCTCTGGAGGTGTCCCCATCCAGCATCCCCCAAGAGATGGCAGCAGTCACATCTCCACTGTCTCTGGCTGCCTCACTGCAAGCAATGGGGCCTTCGGGTGACCCCCAGCCCAATGGCAGCACCACAGAGCGAGCAATGGGCATGGGGTTCCTGGAGGTGAGCACGGAGGAGAACCCAGGTGCCagtgcagcagggccagctcccagccacaCGATTGTCACTGCCAGGCCACCACCAGAGCCACCTGCCACTGAGAACAAGCCCACCGCTGGGGTCACCTCGCTGCCTGTTGGCCACACAAATGTGTGGGAGGCTACAGCTGCATCCCAGAGAGGTGCCACAGCCACCACTGTCCATGTGGACGCCAccagctctgagagcagcactgagggtgcagcatcctcagccagcaccagcagcacccatgTCCCTGACTCCAACACCAGTGGCACAAGCCTGGCCACTAGGCCAGCCACCATAGCATCCACCAGCACGTTCCCCAGCAACACTAACCTGCCAACCACCTCCACAGGCTGGGAGACCTTTGTGACCAGTGTCACCACAGCCATGCCACCTGCCACAGCATgggccaccagcaccagcagtgcCCCATCCCTTGCTGTAACACACAGCGAGACAAGCGGAGGTGGGcagcctgtcccacccccagcagcacGTACCCCCGTGGTGGAGACAACTCTTGGACCCTGGGGCATCCCTGGTCCCAGCACGGCTGTTGCAGTGTCTGgttcctccctccccagcctgcacagCCCAACAGAGGAGGCCACAACAGCCCCCTTGTTCCTGCTTGGTGTTGGTGCaactggggtggcagcagctggacagaCTCCCACCGAGTCAGCAACAGGCACCACTTCTCCTGCCTCCATCAGCTACCACGACATGGGACAAGCAGTGAGCACGTCATCTCCTGCCTTCCTGACATCTCCAGGGGCACCTGCCTGGAAGGAGAAAACAGCCatcagcacaggcagcaccacagccactgctgcagggaacagcactgccaccactgcctctactgcaggcagcaccactgccaccactgccaccactgccgctactgcaggcagcaccactgccaccactgcagggaacagcactgccaccactgcaggcagcaccactgccaccactgcagggaacagcactgccaccactgccaccactgcaggcagcaccactgccaccactgcagggaacagcactgccaccactgccaccactgcaggcagcaccactgccaccactgcagggaacagcactgccaccactgccaccactgcaggcagcaccaCTGGCGCCACTGCAGGGAACAGCACTAccaccactgccagcactgcaggcagcaccactgccaccactgcagggaacagcactgccaccactgcagacagcaccactgccaccactgcagagaacagcactgccagcactgaaaGCAGCACCACTGGCACCACTGCAGGGAacagcactgccaccactgccaccactgcagacagcaccactgccaccactgcaggcagcaccactgccactgctgcagagaacatcactgccaccactgccaccactgcaggGAACACCACAGCCATCACTGCAGGAAacaccactgccaccactgtAGGAGGCACCACGGCAGGAGGCACCACGGCTATTGCATCCACAGCCCCAGTGAGCCCAGCCAAGGAGGCGGGAAGTCTCCCAGGCACCACGGCACCAGTGACACCACCAGccaccaccagccctgccaccacccTGTCTCGTGCCTTTGGGACACAGAGAGGACCATCCACTGAACTGAGCACATCTGCCCACACCACCACTGGGCACAGAACTCCTGCACCTGAGCCCCAACCCACCCAGGAGCTTATCA agccaGGGACTTCACTCTACCCCTTTGGCGTGGAAGGAGGGGATCAAGAATACGTCCGGAGGATGGTGGATTTTAACTCACCCCTGTTCAAGCCAGAAATTGGATTTCCCTTTGGGAAGTCACTGCGAGATGCTCTCTAT TTTACAGATAACGGACAGATCATTTTTCCACCCACGGACAACTATGTCCCATCCAACCCCAACCCCCCTCCCCGGGGCTTCACTGGCTGGGAGAGCTTGCCAATGGTGGCTGCCTTTTGGGATGATGCAGACTTTTCCAAGGGTGTTGGCACCACTTGGTACCAG GAGTACTCTACACTCAGCTCTACCCAAGACCCCGTTGTCCAAGATGTGGAAGCAAAGATTGAGAAATACCTAAAAATCCCCTATGTGGCAAAATGGACCTTGAAGGTGACGTGGGAGAAAGCTCCAGCGTACCCATCCCGGAGGGATGACACTCAG ACGAGCACCTACCAGGCAGTACTCAGCACTGACGGGAACCGCTCCTTCGCCCTGCTGCTCTACCAGGACGAGGGGATGCGCTGGGACTACAGCAGGCTGGCTGCACCCAACGTACTGATCGGCTTCTCCAG TGGCAACGGCTATGCCCAAAACAACGAGCTGACTCAGAAGCCACCAGCTGTCAAGTACCGACCagaccagcacagcagcaccgGCTCCG ATGTGCGTGGGCTGTGGATTTACAGACTGGACAGTCGCTCCCGGGTGAATTacaggctgcagtgcctggcgTGGCTGGACACGGAGCCAGCGCCGGCCACCTGGAACAGCCAACTGCCACCATGCCCCTGCTCTcggccccaggcagagctggatcCCCGCTACCACTGGAGCAGAG GCCCAGCAGACACCTCCATGAGGATGCTGCGCActgcatcccccagcccagctggagctggggtaCGATGTCTGTACCAAGGTGGGAGCCTGCTCGAAGGCTGGCAGGAGAGAGTATGGAGCCCCCCCTTCCATGCTGCCACAG acacagagctggaaGCGTTCAACTGGTGCTGCCGGCGTGTGGGGAAGCCCCTGTTCTGTGCCAGGTTTGCTGAGAAGAGACCAAGGGTTGACTGTGAAGGATATGTGCCACCCACCCCTG CTGGTGCCTTCGGGGACCCTCACATCACCACCCTGGATGGACTCACCTACACCTTCAATGGGCTTGGGGactttgtcctgctgctggccagtgATGCCCAAACCAGCTTCGTTTTGCACGGGCGCACAGCACAGACTGGCACGGCCCAGGCCACCAACTTTGTGGCCTTTGCTGCCCAATATATCTCCAAAACTACCACAACA GTTGAGTGGACCTTGGGGAGCCAGGATGACATCCAAGTCCTCCTGAACAACAAAACCATCCAGTTTTCCTATTCCCAAG ACCTGGGTGACGAGGTGTACTACAGCCCTGGTGTCCTGCTGGTCAACACCTCCTCTGTCACGGCCGTCTTTGATGGGACCATGGCTGTCTCTGTCTTGGCCACCTCTGGGATCCTCAGCGTGGTCTGCAGCCTGCCCAACTGGTACCGCAACAGCACCAGCGGCCTCCTGG GTGTGTGGGACCATGACCCTGCAGACGACTTCCAGATGCCAAATGGTACCAGCATCCCTGTGAACAGCAGTGAGGAGGAGATCTACAGCTATGGGATGACCT GGGCTGTTGGGGAGCACAGCCTGTTCACTCAGCCTCTGGACTCACCAGCACTGAACTTCACACCCTTCTTCTTGTCTTGGCTGCGGCAGGAGAACGAAAGCCAGTACGAGCTGGTGGCCTCTCAGTGTCACGGCAGCAAGGAGTGCATCTATGATTCACTGAGCACAGGGAACTTGGCCCTGGGCCTGGCCACCCGGAGCCTTGCAGCCGACTtccagcagaggaagaaaacactCA ATGCCTTCCCTCCCGTCATCACCGGTGACGCATCAATCACGGCCTTCAGGACAGAGAAGGTCACAAGGCAGTACCATGCCTTGGGGGCGGGTGCACGCTTCATTCCCCATCTTTCACCACAGCTCAACATATCAG AGAACGGCACCCTCATATGGGAGCCCCGTGGGATAGCCCTATTCACCATCAACCTGGAGGCTGTTGGCTCCAACAACATCTCTGCACTCCTCCAGCTCCGCTTCATCCTTTGCAgatgcagcaggagccaggactGTGACTACAGCAACACTGTCACTCTCGGGGAGTCTTCCCTGCAG ctggcagcctgcagaTGTGAGAGTGGCTACTCAGGTGCCCTCTGCCAGAACCCTCCGgacccctgctcccagggatgcttCCCTGGTGTGGGATGTGACCCTTTCAGTGGCTgtggcccctgcccagctggccTGACGGGGGATGGAGAGCACTGCTCAG ATGTCGATGAGTGCACGCAGGGGACAGAGTGCCCGGGGAACAGCACCTGCACCAACACTGTGGGCAGCTacatctgctcctgcctggccagTGAGCAGG GTGAGAGGCCAGGCTGTGGCTCAGACTGCAGCTACCACTCCTGCCCTGAGGGCTACTGCAGCAACGGGGGGCACTGCCACCTTCACCCCATCACTTGTGCCCctacctgctcctgccccccagCTTTCACCGACCAGCGCTGCCTGGTGGCAGGGGGGGATTTTCAGCCACTGCCCAGCTCAG ATCTCCCTCGGAGAAGCATCCAGATGAGGATCAAGACACTGCAAAACGCCACTGCTGAGGAAGTCAACAGCACT GTCTCAGCCATCCTGGACTCTCTGGAGGTAAAGGCTTTCCAGAGCAACACCAACATCACCCAGAT gacagacaTCAATGGCTTCACCTTCGTGGTGGTGTCGGAGTTTGCCTATGACAGCCGCGGGACCGTCATCCACTTCCTGAACGAGGAGCTGCCCACAGCCATCACCGGCGCCTTCaacgggcggcggcggcggcgggaggcgggCACGGGGCTGCTCTTCCAGCACCTGCACCGGGACAACATCACTGACCTGGTGAAGC TGACAGTGGATGAGCTGAGGGACTATTTCCCCTGCTCTCTGTATGGCTACAAAGGCTACCAGCTCCACTACATGGGGGCCATCGGCTTCATCTGCATCTCCCCCTGCAAGATGGGCTACTGCCAGCACGGCGGCCAATGCCAGCACCTGCCCGAGGGGCCCACGTGCAG CTGCTTGCCCTTCTCCATCTACTCTCCAGCCGGCCTCCGGTGTGAGTGGCTGgccatcagcctggctgccttccTCGGcatcctgctgggagccctggctctgctctgcctcctgttTGCCATCGCCTGCCTGGCCCTGCGCCTCTGCCGCCGGCACCAGGG GGCCAAGGAGACCTTATGGAGAACACGGCCCTTCTCCT cgTTAACGATGGCAGGAGAACAAGCAGAGCCCACTGTCTCCCACTCCCTGGAAAGGCATTGGAaactgcagctccaggccatTGACCCCTCAGTCCAG ATAAGAATCCAGAGACCCCATGTTATGCCTCCAAGCCAGTCCCCCCAGCAGCCCTAA